In Porites lutea chromosome 1, jaPorLute2.1, whole genome shotgun sequence, a single genomic region encodes these proteins:
- the LOC140922981 gene encoding uncharacterized protein has protein sequence MHGGVKSTLTELRARFWIVQGRQFVRKLLYKCVICRKLEGRPYQAPPPPPLPEFRVKECSPFTYTGVDFAGPLYVKNHSGPQQKVWICLYTCCVTRAIHLDLVPSLTASAFMRSLRRFSARRGTPLLMVSDNGKTFKSAAREITKLMNDPGVKQYFANARMKWTFNLEKAPWWGGIFERLVRSVKRCLKKTIGGATLTYEELLTVVVEVEMILNCRPLSYVSGEDTEEPLTPSHLLCGRRLMSLPDSNNSDTPDYDIDVQPQDLSRRMQHLSNVLNHFWKRWRNEYLIELRNAHRYLNQNDTIRTVSVGDVVVVHEEDQPRGKWRVGKILDLIVGSDGCTRGALVQVRSKGGKCTKLRRPVQRLYPLEIQCEVPVQQATEVISSQNPDPVSTEVRTEQPVSTRSCPRRAAAVEADRRRKTWLEDLT, from the coding sequence ATGCATGGTGGTGTGAAGTCCACTCTGACAGAACTAAGAGCAAGATTTTGGATCGTACAGGGCAGACAGTTCGTTAGAAAGCTACTGTACAAGTGTGTGATTTGCAGAAAACTTGAAGGAAGGCCATATCAAGCTCCACCGCCCCCGCCCCTCCCAGAATTTAGAGTAAAGGAATGCTCACCATTTACCTATACTGGAGTTGATTTTGCGGGACCTCTCTATGTCAAAAATCATTCTGGCCCTCAGCAGAAAGTATGGATCTGCCTCTACACTTGTTGTGTTACCAGAGCTATTCATTTGGATCTCGTACCCAGCCTCACAGCCTCCGCATTCATGAGGAGTCTCAGAAGATTTTCTGCCCGTCGCGGCACTCCACTGTTGATGGTGTCTGATAATGGGAAAACCTTCAAGTCAGCAGCGCGAGAAATCACGAAACTGATGAACGACCCGGGAGTAAAACAGTACTTTGCCAATGCACGGATGAAGTGGACGTTCAACCTTGAAAAGGCCCCTTGGTGGGGTGGCATATTTGAAAGACTTGTCAGATCTGTTAAGAGATGTCTGAAGAAGACTATCGGCGGTGCAACCCTTACCTATGAAGAATTGCTTACAGTAGTCGTGGAAGTGGAAATGATACTGAACTGTAGACCTCTGTCCTACGTGTCTGGTGAGGATACTGAAGAACCCCTTACCCCGTCGCATCTCTTATGTGGGCGACGCCTAATGAGCCTTCCAGacagcaacaacagcgacaCTCCAGATTATGACATTGATGTTCAGCCACAGGATCTAAGCAGAAGAATGCAGCACCTGAGCAACGTTCTGAACCACTTTTGGAAAAGATGGAGAAACGAGTACCTGATCGAGTTGCGAAATGCCCATCGTTACCTTAATCAGAATGACACTATCAGAACTGTATCTGTTGGAGATGTAGTTGTTGTGCATGAAGAAGATCAGCCCAGAGGAAAATGGCGTGTTGGCAAGATTTTAGATCTCATCGTTGGATCTGATGGTTGTACCAGGGGAGCTTTGGTCCAAGTCCGAAGCAAGGGAGGAAAATGCACGAAACTCAGGCGCCCTGTGCAGCGGCTTTACCCTTTAGAGATCCAGTGCGAAGTTCCTGTCCAACAAGCAACCGAAGTAATCTCAAGCCAGAATCCTGATCCAGTTAGCACTGAAGTGAGAACTGAGCAACCAGTGTCTACACGAAGCTGTCCAAGACGAGCAGCTGCAGTTGAGGCTGACCGAAGAAGGAAGACCTGGCTGGAGGATCTGACTTAA